The genomic interval GGTCAGCGTCAGCGCGTCAGCATCGCCCGCGCACTGATCTCGGAGCCGCGCCTGCTCGTCGCGGACGAGCCGACCAGCGCACTCGACGTGTCGGTGCAGGCGTCCGTGCTGAATCTCCTCGCCGATCTGCAGCGTGACCTCGGGTTCGCCTGTCTGTTCATCACACACGATCTGTCCGCGGTCGAGTACCTCGCCGACGAGGTCGCCGTGATGTACCTCGGCCAGCTCGTCGAGCAGGGACCACGCGCCCGCATCTTCGGGAAGCCGTCCCATCCGTACACGCAGGCGCTGCTGTCGGCGGCGCCCGTACCCGATCCGGCCGAGCAGCGCGCCCGACGGCCCGTGCTGCTCGGCGATGACCTGCCCTCCGCGATCGACCCGCCGCCCGGGTGCCGCTTCCACACCAGATGTCCGGTCGCGGTGGACAAATGCCGGACAGTCGTGCCGGAACAGCGCACGATCGGAGAGGCTGGACACCAGGTGGCCTGCCACCTCGTCAACGACGACGGAACCGGACCCGACGTACGACCAACTGAAGGAGTTGCCCGATGACGTTCACCACCCGGCCCACGCTGCGGGGCACGTTCGGGATGGTTTCGTCCACGCATTGGCTGGCGTCGCAGTCGGCGATGCGGATCCTCGAGCTCGGCGGGAACGCGTTCGACGCGGGCGCCGCGGCCGGGTTCGTGCTGCATGTGGTCGAGCCGCACCTCAACGGGCCTGGCGGTGAGGTGCCGGCGATCATCGCGACCGCCGACGACCCCGCCCCGCGCGTGCTGTGCGGCCAAGGCGTGGCGCCGGCCGGTGCCACGATCGAGCACTACCGCTCCCTCGGCCTGACGCTCGTGCCCGGCTCGGGTCCGCTCGCGGCGACAGTCCCCGGTGCGGTCGACGCCTGGCTGCTCCTCCTGCGCGACCACGGCACCCTGCCGCTGCGCGTCGTACTGGAGTCAGCCATCGAGTACGCACGCAACGGTCACCCGCTGGTGCCGCGGGTCGCCGACACGATCAGCACCGTGCAGGACCTGTTCGAGAACCACTGGCAGACGTCGGCCGCGCTCTGGCTCAAGGACGGCCGGCCCGTCACCGGACGGTTCAGCAACGAGGCGTACGCCGCGACGCTCGAGAAGCTCGTCGTCGAAGGCGAGGCGGCCGGCGCGGACCGGCTGGCGCAGATCGAGCAGGCGCGGAAGACGTGGCGGGAAGGGTTCGTCGCGGAGGCGATCGACAAGTTCTCCCGGCTGCCGCACCGCGACTCGAGCGGCGAGGACCACGCCGGGCTGATCACCGGCGACGACCTGGCCGCGTTCGAGGCGACCTGGGAGGACCCGGCGACGTACGACTGGAACGGGTACACGGTCGCGAAGACCGGTCCGTGGGGTCAGGGCCCGGGCATGCTGCAGTCCCTCGCCGTACTCGCGGCTCTCGGTGACGTCGACCTGGACAGCGCCGAGGGCGTGCACACGACGGTGGAGGTGATGAAGCTGTCGTACGCGGACCGCGAGGCCTGGTACGGCGACGGCGCCGACGTACCGCTGGACACGCTCCTCTCCCCCGAGTACGCCGCCGAGCGGGCGAAGCTGATCGGGCCGGACGCATCGCTGGACCTGCGGCCCGGACACCCGGACGGCCGTGCGCCGGTGCTCCCATCGTTTGCTGTGGGCAACGAAACGGGCGATGCCACGACCGGTGAGCCGACGGTGTCCTCCGGTGGTGCCACCCGCGGCGACACGTGTCACGTCGACGTGGTCGACAAGTGGGGCAACATGATCTCCGCGACGCCGAGCGGTGGCTGGCTGCAGTCCTCGCCGACGATCCCGGAGCTGGGATTCTGTCTCGGCAGCCGGGCGCAGATGTTCTGGCTCGAGGAGGGTCTGCCGGCCTCGCTCGCTCCGGGCAAGCGGCCGCGCACCACGCTCACCCCGACCCTCGTACTTCGTGACGGCGAACCACTGATGGCCTGTGGATCACCGGGTGGCGACCAGCAGGACCAGTGGCAGTTGCTGTTCCTGCTCCGGCACCTCGGCGCCGGGATGGACCTGCAAGAGGCGATCGACGCGCCGGCGTGGCACACCAACGGCTTCCCGTCGTCGTTCTACCCGCGCGCCACCGAGCCGGGCGGGTTGGTGATCGAGACCCGCGTCGGCAAGAGCACCCGCGACGAGCTGGTACGACGTGGACACGTCCTCACCGACGCCGATGCGTGGAGCCTCGGCCGGCTCTGCGCCGTACGGAAGGAAGCCGACGGGGTGCTTGCCGCCGCGGCCAACCCCCGCGGCATGCAGGGCTACGCGGTCGGCCGCTGACCGAACGCCGCCTTCGCGGCCGCCTCGACGTGTAGGCGGGCGGCCGTGCTGGCGGCGGCCGCATCGCCCGCTTCGATCGCGTCGACGAGCCGGACGTGCTCCTCCGACGAGTGCGGTGCACGCTGTGCGGCGCCGACCCGGAACACCCAGTGGACGTGGTAGTACATCGCGGCCGAGATCGAGTGCAGCCAGCGGTTCTCGCTGACCTCGATCACGGCCCGGTGGAACGCACTGTTCAGCTCCGCGACGCGGTCGAAGTCCTCGGCCTCGGTGGCCTTGTTGGCATCGTCGATCAGGCGGCGCAGCGTGGCGATCCCGTCGGCCGTCACGCGCTCCGCGGCGAGTCCGGCCGCGAGCGTCTCGAGCTGCTCCCGGACGGCGAACAGATCGCGGACCGCGGTCTCGTCGAGGGTCGCCACCACCGCGCCGCGGCGAGGCAGGATCTGCACGAAGCCCTCGGCCTCGACCACGCGCAGCGCCTCACGCACCGGGTTCCGCGACACTCCGAAGTCGTCCGCGAGCCGGGTTTCGGTCAGCCGCTCCCCCTGGCTGTAGTCGCCGTCGATGATCCGCCGGCGCAGTTCCGCGAGCACCTGCTCGCGCAGAGCGACGTGATCGGCACCGATCGTGCGTACGACCTGGTCGCGCGCGGCCTCCCCGTCCAGCTGCTCCACCCTGGCTCCTCTCCCCGTTCGCCTCTCCCCGCTCTGACCTGCGCGCCACGGTAGCCGATCGGCCGACCGGCGGCACGTGATCCCGCAAGCGCGTTATGTTGACGGCTTGAGCATCAGACTGATTCCCCTGACCGATCCCGACCACCGCCCGTTCAGTCGCCGGATCGCGTGGCTCGCCGCGGAGGCCGACGGCACCCCGGTCGGGTCCGCGTTCCTCCGGCTCGACAGCCGCGACAACTACTCGCAGCTCGCCGAGTTCGAGCTGACCGTGCACCCGGCCGAACGCCGCCGCGGTATCGGGTCGCAGCTGCTCGACGCGGTCGTCACCGGGGCGCGCGACCACGAGGTTCGCACGTTGCTCACCGACGTCGGGGTCGAGTCCGACGGCGACAAGTTCCTCCAGCATCACGGCTTCGGCATCGGACTGACGCTCATCTACACCCGGTTCGATCTGT from Kribbella sp. NBC_00709 carries:
- a CDS encoding GntR family transcriptional regulator, whose protein sequence is MEQLDGEAARDQVVRTIGADHVALREQVLAELRRRIIDGDYSQGERLTETRLADDFGVSRNPVREALRVVEAEGFVQILPRRGAVVATLDETAVRDLFAVREQLETLAAGLAAERVTADGIATLRRLIDDANKATEAEDFDRVAELNSAFHRAVIEVSENRWLHSISAAMYYHVHWVFRVGAAQRAPHSSEEHVRLVDAIEAGDAAAASTAARLHVEAAAKAAFGQRPTA
- a CDS encoding ABC transporter ATP-binding protein, yielding MESLALEVEDLVMHFGPVRAVDGVTLRINQGSVVALVGESGSGKSTVGRCIVRLLEPTEGTVRLAGVDVTHLSRRQLRPHRRNVSIVFQDPAGSLDPRLSVGDIVGEPLRLMHRKGIPAKVSEALRRVGLRPEVAQRAPHELSGGQRQRVSIARALISEPRLLVADEPTSALDVSVQASVLNLLADLQRDLGFACLFITHDLSAVEYLADEVAVMYLGQLVEQGPRARIFGKPSHPYTQALLSAAPVPDPAEQRARRPVLLGDDLPSAIDPPPGCRFHTRCPVAVDKCRTVVPEQRTIGEAGHQVACHLVNDDGTGPDVRPTEGVAR
- a CDS encoding gamma-glutamyltransferase family protein; translation: MTFTTRPTLRGTFGMVSSTHWLASQSAMRILELGGNAFDAGAAAGFVLHVVEPHLNGPGGEVPAIIATADDPAPRVLCGQGVAPAGATIEHYRSLGLTLVPGSGPLAATVPGAVDAWLLLLRDHGTLPLRVVLESAIEYARNGHPLVPRVADTISTVQDLFENHWQTSAALWLKDGRPVTGRFSNEAYAATLEKLVVEGEAAGADRLAQIEQARKTWREGFVAEAIDKFSRLPHRDSSGEDHAGLITGDDLAAFEATWEDPATYDWNGYTVAKTGPWGQGPGMLQSLAVLAALGDVDLDSAEGVHTTVEVMKLSYADREAWYGDGADVPLDTLLSPEYAAERAKLIGPDASLDLRPGHPDGRAPVLPSFAVGNETGDATTGEPTVSSGGATRGDTCHVDVVDKWGNMISATPSGGWLQSSPTIPELGFCLGSRAQMFWLEEGLPASLAPGKRPRTTLTPTLVLRDGEPLMACGSPGGDQQDQWQLLFLLRHLGAGMDLQEAIDAPAWHTNGFPSSFYPRATEPGGLVIETRVGKSTRDELVRRGHVLTDADAWSLGRLCAVRKEADGVLAAAANPRGMQGYAVGR